In Streptomyces sp. NBC_00569, a single genomic region encodes these proteins:
- a CDS encoding DUF5063 domain-containing protein — translation MSDATLNTVKDHPDDFAVQISDQIESFLVAVAEVAKGDEPDSAVPFLLLEVSQLLLAGGRLGAHEDIVPDERYEPDLGPEPDVDDLRQKLATLLEPIDVYSEVFDPYEPRKAPVACRISDDLADVMADLRHGMAHYRAGRTTEALWWWQFSYFSNWGSTASGALRALQSLVAHVRLNQPLDDLDGLDTDEDLAEDALAEAAGKVMAEEIAGPLGLRTVK, via the coding sequence ATGTCTGACGCCACGCTGAACACCGTCAAGGACCATCCGGACGACTTCGCGGTCCAGATCTCGGACCAGATCGAGTCCTTCCTCGTCGCGGTCGCCGAGGTGGCGAAGGGTGACGAGCCGGACTCGGCCGTGCCCTTCCTGCTCCTCGAGGTCTCCCAGCTGCTCCTCGCGGGCGGCCGGCTCGGCGCGCACGAGGACATCGTCCCCGACGAGCGCTACGAGCCCGATCTCGGCCCCGAGCCGGACGTCGACGACCTGCGCCAGAAGCTCGCCACGCTCCTGGAGCCGATCGACGTCTACTCCGAGGTCTTCGACCCGTACGAGCCCCGCAAGGCGCCGGTCGCCTGCCGGATCTCGGACGACCTGGCCGACGTCATGGCCGATCTGCGCCACGGCATGGCTCATTACCGCGCGGGCCGCACCACCGAGGCCCTGTGGTGGTGGCAGTTCTCCTACTTCTCGAACTGGGGCTCCACGGCCTCCGGCGCCCTGCGCGCGCTCCAGTCGCTGGTCGCGCACGTCCGCCTCAACCAGCCGCTGGACGACCTGGACGGCCTCGACACCGACGAGGACCTCGCCGAGGACGCCCTCGCCGAGGCCGCGGGCAAGGTCATGGCTGAGGAGATCGCGGGTCCGCTGGGGCTCCGAACGGTGAAATGA
- the recR gene encoding recombination mediator RecR, translated as MYEGVVQDLIDELGRLPGVGPKSAQRIAFHILQAEPTDVRRLAQALMEVKAKVRFCATCGNVAQEELCNICRDPRRDLTVICVVEEPKDVVAIERTREFRGKYHVLGGAISPIEGVGPDDLRIRELLARLADGTVTELILATDPNLEGEATATYLARMIKPMGLKVTRLASGLPVGGDLEYADEVTLGRAFEGRRLLDV; from the coding sequence GTGTACGAAGGCGTGGTCCAGGACCTCATCGACGAGCTCGGCAGGCTGCCGGGCGTCGGTCCCAAGAGCGCGCAGCGGATCGCCTTCCACATCCTGCAGGCGGAGCCGACGGACGTACGGCGTCTCGCGCAGGCCCTCATGGAGGTCAAGGCCAAGGTCCGCTTCTGCGCGACCTGCGGCAATGTGGCGCAGGAGGAGCTGTGCAACATCTGCCGCGACCCGCGCCGCGACCTGACGGTGATCTGTGTCGTCGAGGAGCCCAAGGACGTCGTCGCGATCGAGCGGACCCGCGAGTTCCGGGGCAAGTACCACGTGCTCGGCGGGGCGATCAGCCCCATCGAGGGCGTCGGCCCGGACGACCTGCGGATAAGGGAACTCCTCGCCCGCCTCGCCGACGGAACGGTCACCGAGCTGATCCTGGCCACGGACCCGAACCTGGAGGGCGAGGCCACGGCGACGTACCTCGCCCGCATGATCAAGCCGATGGGCCTCAAGGTCACCCGCCTGGCCAGCGGGCTCCCGGTCGGGGGCGACCTGGAATACGCGGACGAGGTCACGCTCGGCCGCGCCTTCGAGGGGAGACGACTCCTAGATGTCTGA
- a CDS encoding YbaB/EbfC family nucleoid-associated protein yields MIPGGGQPNMQQLLQQAQKMQQDLAKAQEELGRTEVEGQAGGGLVKATVTGSGELRGLVIDPKAVDPEDTETLADLVVAAVQAANENAQALQQQKLGPLAQGLGGGGIPGLPF; encoded by the coding sequence GTGATTCCCGGTGGTGGCCAGCCCAATATGCAGCAGCTGCTGCAGCAGGCCCAGAAGATGCAGCAGGACCTCGCCAAGGCGCAGGAAGAGCTGGGCAGGACCGAGGTCGAGGGCCAGGCCGGCGGCGGTCTGGTCAAGGCGACGGTGACCGGCTCCGGCGAGCTGCGCGGCCTCGTCATCGACCCGAAGGCGGTCGACCCCGAGGACACCGAGACCCTCGCCGACCTGGTCGTCGCGGCGGTCCAGGCGGCGAACGAGAACGCGCAGGCGCTCCAGCAGCAGAAGCTCGGCCCGCTGGCCCAGGGCCTGGGCGGCGGAGGCATCCCGGGGCTTCCCTTCTAA
- a CDS encoding SLATT domain-containing protein, with amino-acid sequence MSQPEMQPEGPPQEERGARGERSDGTGDAVRPGDLTGRTFPVGDWGEPAERLDELYRWVERGALDTAHWYLADRVWKRRGARALRGGAVAGAVSGAALPLLDLTGALGGVAPWGYLALLLAVACVACDRYFGLTSGWIRDVATAQAVQRRLQALQFDWASESVREVLGPTEGTASEAAERCLSVLRRFTDDVTELVRSETADWMVEFRSGPAPLVMQSSVAPGTRPVEPPPGRFPLPPGARPNMPRQRPPEPR; translated from the coding sequence GTGAGCCAGCCGGAGATGCAGCCCGAGGGACCGCCGCAGGAGGAGCGGGGCGCCCGGGGCGAGCGCAGTGACGGCACGGGTGACGCGGTGCGGCCGGGCGACCTGACCGGGCGGACGTTTCCCGTCGGTGACTGGGGCGAGCCCGCCGAGCGGCTCGACGAGCTCTACCGGTGGGTGGAGCGCGGGGCGCTCGACACGGCGCACTGGTACCTCGCCGACCGGGTGTGGAAGCGGCGCGGGGCGCGGGCGCTGCGGGGCGGTGCGGTCGCCGGTGCCGTGTCGGGGGCGGCGCTGCCGCTGCTCGATCTGACCGGGGCGCTCGGCGGGGTCGCGCCCTGGGGGTATCTGGCGCTGCTGCTCGCGGTGGCGTGCGTGGCCTGCGACCGGTACTTCGGGCTCACGTCGGGCTGGATAAGGGACGTGGCCACGGCCCAGGCGGTGCAGCGGCGGCTTCAGGCGCTCCAGTTCGACTGGGCGTCGGAGAGCGTGCGGGAGGTGCTCGGCCCGACGGAGGGCACGGCCAGTGAGGCCGCCGAGCGGTGCCTGTCGGTGCTGCGGCGCTTCACGGACGACGTGACGGAGCTGGTGCGGTCGGAGACGGCGGACTGGATGGTGGAATTCCGCTCGGGTCCCGCGCCGCTGGTGATGCAGTCCTCCGTCGCCCCGGGCACCCGCCCCGTGGAGCCGCCGCCGGGCCGCTTCCCGCTCCCCCCGGGCGCCCGCCCGAACATGCCCCGCCAGCGCCCGCCCGAGCCGCGCTGA